The region ctgcctccgcctccctgagtatTGGTGTCACAGGTGTGCTATACCACCCAgctaatttatgtatatatgcatgtaagcatgtatgtatgtatgtatgttcgtATTTTTGCatacatcacatgtgtgcctggtgtctgtggaagGTGGAAGAGCATCAGAGTTCATGGGCATGGTCGTGAGCTGCCAAGGGGGTGTCGGGAACCAAATCCTGAGGCCTaggcgagtgctcttaactgctaagccatcactCCAGGCCCTATACTACTTTTTGTATTATCACActtgttgcatgtatgtgtgtgtgtgtgtgtgtttgtgtgttgcatGCATGTTCTATCTTCTCGGCTCATTGCattattttttggtgtgtgtggggtaaGGTTCTATCATCTAGCTCAGGCTAGCACCAAGCTCAGAGCAAtccctctgcttcagcctcccaaaccTGGGCATTCCAGGACCGAGCCCATAGCCAACTGTGTAAACTGAGAAGCTGTGTCTGTGCACAGCTGTGTGGGCTGCTGGCTTCAACACGGCACCAAGCTTTCCTTGTGACGAGGGTGGCTAAGAaccaccacccacccacctgcCAGGGACTGTGCTCCCCCTGTCTTAGGGACTctggggccagctcttctgccaggcactgtggcaaagtggctcagtggatagtgCATGCATGGCCCGGGCTGCACCCCAGTGCTGCCAACTGCCACTGGAGAGACATACCTTGAAATCCCAGATCATCATGGCCCCATTGATGCCAGTGGTGTATAATTTGCGACTGTCCTGCTGGTCCACCTTGTAAATGGACACCTGGCTAAAAGAAGAGCGAGACCATGAGGTTGGTGGAGGGAGTGAGGCCATTGCCCCAAGCCCCGCACCGAAAGATGGCTGGGGGTGCACTAGGCTCCAGATTCCTCAGGGCCACACGACAAGACCCTGTCCTAGAGTGGGAGGGCTCACTCACCCGGGATGTGGCCCAGGGGGTAGGCCCGAGACTACATCAGGCCCTGGCCAGGTCCCCAAAGACACATACACTGGCTACTGGTGCTTGCATGGAGACCTACCTATCTgaaggtggaggccagaaggctacaagttcaaggtcaggggGCTGCAGGGATGGGTCAGAGGTTGAGAGTgctggctgctattccagaggtcTTGAATTCGAGTCCCAGGactcacacggtggctcatagccatctggtgcagaggagagggagagggaaaaggagggagagaaagagagagggagggagagggatggagagagagaggaagggagagagaaagaggagggagaaggaggaggaaggaggggaaggtagagggagagagaagaggaatggagaagTAAGGAAAAGgcgagggagagggatacaggagagaggagagcgaggaagggggaaggagagggaggggaaggcggcaggaggaagacagggaaggagggaggaaggagaaaaggccaCAGCCTCAGCATGGGGCTGGTAGGGACAGAACAGGGCTCAGCAGATGCAGACACAAAGAACTACTTTTTCCTTCCAAGCTCAAAAGTGACCGGAGCATGGCTGAAGCCAACCAGTCCTCAACAAGGCCTCTGAAAGCAGCCTGCCTGGGCAGCCACAGCCTTCCTGGCTTTTGAAATCGGCCTTCAGGAGTTCCAGGTTCCATCCCAACCCACAAccccaaaggaaacaaacaaatagggaGACTCCCTACAGAGCCTTCACCCCAAGATGCCTGCAGAACTGGGCAGACAGGGGATACCCGGGTGAGCCAACCCATCTGCAGAGCTTCCAGAgagactcctcctcctcctcagatgCCAGCCTGGCTGTGTGGAGGCCCCAGCACAGCCGGTGAGAAGAGCCTTTACACACTCACAATCATTTCAGGTTGTTATTAGTTCGTTAAGCTGTGTTTTTGGTATATAGGTCAGTAAACGACTATGAGAAtctgttctctcccttctccGTGTGGGCTCTGGACAGCACATGCGCCTTGTTTGACTGGCACAGGCAGTGGCACCCTGCAAGTGGGCACACTGTGTGCGGGAaactgtgtgtgggggagggtgtgCGGAGCATATCCTGGGACTGGCACAGGCAGGTGGCACCCTGAGAAGGGGCACACTACAGGAGACTATGTGCAGGGGACTGTGTGAGGGGAGCACCCTGGGAATGGCACAAGCGGGTGGCACGCAGCTAGGGTGCCCACTGCGGGGAAGTGTGTGCGTGGGAGGGTGTGTGAGGCAAGTCCTGGGCCCAGCACAGGAGGCATCCCAGGAGGGGCACACACTCACCTCGGCCACGATGCTCTTCTCTGAGGACAAACTGAGCAGTGGCAGAAATTCTGTCTTCAGACTACACTGCACAGGGGAAACACGCATCACACATGGTTCTCCTCCTTTGTGAAGCGCACACTGAGGACCAAACTTGGGCAGTGCCACCTTCATGTGAGGGTCCTaccctgcagaccaggctggcctcaaaggcaTGATCCCTTTGCCTCGGCTCCCCGGATGCTGGGATTGTGGGCCTGCACTACCGTGCCTGGCTTGGAAGAGTGTATTCATGTGGAAGGGTGAAAGCTTGACACCAAGGTCTTTGGCTTGACCTCCGTGGttggctccttgacctcccctaccaccaccaagggaggagcagtcttgccaagccagaggaggacactgtagccagtcctgatgagacctgatagactagggtcatatggaagggggggggggacacttcccctagcagtggactgggggaggagcagggaggagatgagggaggaagggatgatggggagggagggatgacgggaagggagggtggcagggatgatggggagggaggaagggatgatggggagggagggagaaatgtgcggagggaaggagggatgatgtgggagggagggaggattggtggggagaaagggagggatgacagggagggagggagagatgatgGGAGGAATgacaaggggagggagggagctgcagctgggttACAAATAAACTATAgctaatataaaaatagaaatttaatttaaaaacaaaacaaaatgcaaacaaccaaaaaacaaaataaaagcttgACACCAGCAAAGCTGTCGCAGAGCACAGTTCTGCCATGGTGACCCTTTCATAAGAGAACTAGTAGAGTCAGCACGGGGAGGACCACATCCATACTGTCCACGCCACTGCATCCTCACAGGGTGGCCAGGAGGAGGCCATAACCCAGGCACATTCCTAGGCTGCCCATGGGAGGGCAAGTGCCAAGCTGCCTGAAAGCGGACTCTGGGCTTCTTCCCTTGCCACCGAGCCACCTTCACTGCAGTCTGGTGAAAAAGCACCATTCAGACTCTTCCTGAAGACCTGGGGTGGCACGAAGGCAGGAGAAAGATGGCCCCTGTCCTGTTTGGGGTGGTGTCaggggaaggagctgagggtgTGCATGTGCTGGGTGGTGGCAGCAGCTTCAGCTCTGGTTTTCTGGGacaaagaccaggctggccttgaacttctgagcctcctgcttctgcaTCCTGGGCCACCACGCTCTGTCTCATCTCCCTGGGGGCTGGTGGGGACCACAGATGTGAGGAGACATTCAGGCATCTGAGGTGCCATCCTCCCAGCTCCCAGACATCATCTTCATGAGGGCGGCTTGGACCAGGCCTGCTGTCTACAAGTGCTGCCGGAAGGGTGGGCGTGGGTTACTGACCCCCAGTGAGACCCAGCTGCTCTATCCTGGGAGCTGTATACACTCCCCCTAGCTGCAGTGCTCTAGGTTACTGTGTCCAGAGTGACTGTGGCCAGCTGTATACACTTCCCCCAGCTGCCAAGGAGAGTCAGCATGTCCAGATCGGTAGCTGTCCACCCTTCCCCTCGCTGCCGTGTAGGGCCAGCATGTACAGATCGTTAACTGTACCCCCCAACCCTCCCCTCAGCCAGGCGAGGACTCACTGAACACTCTTGGAGGTGTCAGCCACAGACACTGTGCTGTCGCAGGCGGCTCCCACTGGCCGAGCAGCTGACACTGTGCACCCAGCCACCAGTGCAGCTGCTttagtgctgggtttacaggtgtgcagcacctACCGggcttctgcagtgctgggggaaGGTAACCAGCTCAGCAAgttctctacctgctgagccacatctcaGCCCCAGCTCCTTTTCTAAATGAAGAAGCTCTCTTTATCACCCAGCTGCTCACATGGTACTGTACTTTGCAAATAAAGGAGCCCAAAGGGTACCTGGCAGTGCTGAGCAATAGGCAGTACCCATTTATCCTCACCTGGATTTGAAGTCACATGACCCTGCAGCCAGCAAAATGTTGTTGGAGTGCCAGCCCAACCTGAGGACTGTGGAGCGAATCAGCTTCTTAATGTGCTTGCTCACCCACCTAAGGAAGGAGAAAACCTAGTTTACACTGTCTTCACAGACAAAAACAGCATCATTTGCCAAGACGCCCCATAAACCCCCTCCAAATAAAACTGATCTATATGTTTATAAAAACCATTTCAATTCTGAAATCTACTAGCAAAGTTAGCTACATTTACAGAGATAAGTCATATAGGCACTTTTAATGTTGTAAGGCTGCCCTTTGACTTAGGCTTGAGTATTTTCATGGGCTCCCTACAGTTCACAGCTGCTCCTGCTGAAGGCTGGCTTGCTCTCCGTCAGGGAAGAGCTTCCTATAcagagttcaggctggcctctgatttGCTGTGAACCCCACACTGCTCTTAAAGtcaagctagaattacaggcctgtgcacCACACTGGCCTGAGGGCTGACGTACAGCTCATGTTTAGGGACTACATTTGCGACCACAGTAAGGTCCAGTCCACTAACAACCTCTCTGCAAACACATAGAATCAACTGCTCCAAGGCAGTCAGGAGGAAATGCTTCCTACATGAATTAAGAAGAGTGGGGGGCTGGAAAAGGAAGGATGGAGatgaagggatgaaggaggaggtagagggagaaagaaagggaagggggattAGCATGGCTCACCAGTTGTTTTCAGACTCAAAGTAGCAGACTGAGGAGATGAGCCAGCCTCCACTCCCCACAGCAAACTTGTTATCCAAAGAGGACTACTTCACAAAAGTGGCACAGTTGATCCCGAGCAAGGGCAGGGGTGGTGGCAACCTCAAGGTTGTCACTTTTCCAAAGCCCCTCCTCCTTGGCCCTGCAGAGGACTTATGAGGTGGCCGTGCACctggctctccacttctccaAAGCCCTTCCTCCTTGGGTGCACAAGGGACGCAAGAGGTGGCTGTGTGCCCTGACTCTCCTGGAGCACCCTGGGGCTGTGGCGGTGGCAGAACAGCATCTTTAGGTGGTTTCTCTTCCCTTTCGAAGTCCATCCCCAGGGGGACGGGGGGCGCGCCTTGTACCCAGGCCTGCGCAGGCTTGGTCTCCTCCTTGTAGTCCTCTTACTGCTTTGGGATCAGGTTAGGTTTCAGGCAGCTTGGTTCTCCAGGCCTGAAACGAGAGAATGTGAGCAGAGAGAGAATGGGCCCAGCCCGGGACTCCAATGTCAGTGTTAGGACCCAAGGTCTCGGTGGGGTCAGGGGGTCAATCTATAAGAACTGTTCCCCTGAGCGCTtagggagagggaggtggggggGATGGGAACTGGGGGATACTGGGAAGAAGAGGGGTTCCAGAGGCAGGACAGGAACTGGGGTATTCTGGGAAGGACGCTTTATCACAGCATCCAGGAGGAGACCCTGGCTCACCAGAGCCATGCGGACCTCAGGGCGTCAGAGAGGAGCCTCACTCACCCGGCACGGTCGTGCTCCCTTAGTCCTCCGCGCTCTCTTTGCACGAGCCGTTCTGGGGATCCACAGCCAGCTGCTGCCATTCTCCCTGGGTTGGACATTCAGCCTCGGCCTTGAAAGTCGGGGTGCCCTGGAGGGGCGCAAGACCTCAGTTAGTACTCGCTTTCTCTGCTGAGTAGCAAGGAGCTGGTGAGCCGAGTGGCAGGGTAACAAAGCGACCCACGTCACTTCGACTGGACTCAGGGACCCCTGAAACACGGCTTCGGGACTAGCCTGAGCTAGCCAGCATCTCCCGGCAGCTTTGACTAAGCTGAATGTGCGGAATGGAGACAAGGGGAGCGCCGGTGTCCACCTCCTCCTCACCGCTAATTGGGAAACAAGGGGACCAGCCCCACCCCTGCTGCACCTTCCTGGGCCTGGACTGTGGCTCTTGTTCTACCCTGACAccccaaaataagcccttccctctCGGAGCCCTTAACACAGCGGCGGGAAGAGTCATTCGCCTACGGTCTCGGGGTTTGGGGGGGTCCTCACCTGCGGGGAGGCCGGATGCAGGGAGCGCGCCCAGGCCGCCGCCTCCTCCCCGCTCTCGGGGCGCCGGTGGCGCAGCCGGCGCGGGAGGAGGCTGAGGAACTGCTCGAGGACCAGCAGCTCCAGCATCTGCTCCTTGGAGCGCCGCTCGGGCCGCGGCCAGCGGCGGCACAGCTCCCGCCGGCGGCTCAGCGCCTCCTCCGGGCCGGACACGTCCCCGGAGCGCAGCCGCCCGAAGCGTCCCCGgggtccttctcttcctcctccgctTCTGCTTTCAACGCCAGCACCACCGCGCAGGCCGCCGCCAACGCTGCCTCCGGGGCCCCGAGACCCCGATGAGATTCCCGGAAAGCAGGGCTCACGGGCACCGTCTCCTCCAAAGCACAGCCACCACAGCTCACTACCCCGGCCAGCGCGCCAGCGGGAGAAAAACAAACCAGGCCGGAAGTGCGTCATCAACCCACGCCTACTCCGGACAGAGGGATACAGAAGCCGGGCCTGTCATGGGTCTCTCCATGtgcatctctgcctcccagcgtTTATAATGCTGGAAAAAGCGCGCAtgggattctgggatttgtaagCGACTCAGTGTCCACGGTCCAGCAACGGACAGGGAAGGAATCAAACTCGGGACTACGAGCAATCCCAGAATGCATCGCGCCACGTGGACGTCATTTTTGTAGTTCTCCGATACAATCCCGGAAGTCCtggctccgaagccatgtttgtagttctcaggctggTGGGTCTCTGAGGCGATGTATCTTGGACCGTtgggacttccgtgaccagcaagagctccgaagtgagaaacgaagggataaaggtctgtctgtgagtagagggtttgtgtttacagcccaggccagggagatggtaggGTGGCCTCGGTGCCTCCGAGCCcggaagtctctgctctctgcggggcggatctggaagcgaagccataaggggcgggacttccgctaTAGACGCGCTGCTACCCGGAacggttttcccaggtcagcaatcttcttatctcaagcagttatgaattcatagtcctgctcacacgtggggtgggggcggggaggaaggggagaaggagggattttggggttccccgcttccctcctctgtccactcctcgccttccatccatCCGCCTGGAGTCCCCGAGAGGCTCGTGCAGAACTGCAGGCaggggatggcgggaagagaggaggcacagtcctctgctcccacCATTCCTGCatgcttcctgggggagatgggtgcaccccgtcctgggtgaggctgtgcacgaccttgtattggttgttctggcgccctctgctggcctgcgggTGCACGAGCAGGGAGGATCCTATAAATAATGTTtagggggctgggggttgagtaggtaggtgcactgggcttagttgttagggtgctggggactcagtacagaaGGATCTGGCTACCTCTGCTGTTCTAaaggcatatacatatgggcaaagagaaaaagtaagagatggaggaggaagaagagggaaggaaggagagagagaagaaagaaaaggaaggaaagaacgaaagaaatcTGTGTGGTTTTGCAGAAAAACAACAGCTAATtaaaacttgggtactatttggtgttgatttcctgaatttgaaccaacatacacaggtaaaagtgcaggtattctgtactcacataagtaactgaagttttttccacatggtaaataaatttttttcaaccagaaggaaggtgtagaacatggcaaaccaatacagtttattttgagtccctatcaaataggaatgacttgatgaactttttcagaggaggCTTCTCATATTCGAAGAGAAGAGCTATCCCTGGCTTAATGAACTATCTCTAGTCTTCTacagcctcccagtacccaggagatttttacttccataaattctggattgacaggtttgatTGCTCATCTCCTGCTGTGCTATATGAAAATCATGACAcatacccaatttctatagagattaaaccagaagaaaatgatgtggtgaccgtttctgagcccagctattccatatggaatgcagtgtatgcagtgtcccatgccctTCATAAAATGCTGCTGAGCAAAATTGAAATGGgacctaaagaagacagaaacatggactGGCTTCTTCCATgtcaggtaagcctcactcataagcaagcGAAGCATCAGGATCTTATATTATTGTTAAGTAATTACTATCCTCAAAcctataaaacattttcatcttatatttgcaagtacaaattaaaatggaaataggTTCTGTCAAAGTGTATGAGTATATATTACATGATTTGGGGACagaaagcactcatttgaagacattaaatttgaatgtttttcaacaaatgatttcctagtgtgagatgaaattctgtaagatacAATTATACATAGtgtaaaaatatagcaagttcaagaaccaaaatttttatgatttcatagaATATGTCCAATGACATAAGATATAGACTATGGCCTCATATGCAAAGCAAccatttcacctaaaatacaatctgTATTTATGACAAAAGACCATAAAAAGAtccttttgtggacaataaataccctgtcctCAAGCcagcagtaacagaaaagtaattgcTTTCACAGATGATTTAGTATTAATAAGGTAAGATGAATGTGAAACGAAAATTGTGGTTCCAttaataaattttagaacacagacagtacTCATAAGCTTGGGCCACAACTCAGTGTGTTAGTGATGAGTATAATGTGtgggttttaaaccaacaagatataaactagGACTCGTTGACACTTACGAATCTTGGAGATGAACTTTAAGTAGGATATCAAGATGATTGTTGAGCAAGTCAgttgaacttttcattcagtcaatgataggtaaataaaagatgaaatgtgagtgTGTACTATATAATTTAGTATTATGGGgatcagtaatatttgacattgatATTGAAATAGTCTGTAATCATGGCTTCCAGTCATGATGTATTAGGTGAGTGAGTTTGTCTCTTGTATGAATAACTGAGTACCTATATAGAAGTTGTTTATAAcatgagttattaattagttaacacaatattaggttgtgttattaattttcagaagttgatttttttctaatcaagATAATACTGCTGGTGTCTTAACAAAATTatggaagtgtttcttccttgtCCCTTCtatggaatactttgaggagtattgtaGTGAGTTATTTGCAactcttgtagaattcatgctgaatctctagacctaggcttttcttttctctcttttttttttttgagagatttttaagttaccatttctatcttggttgttatgtttctgttttaataatttatttcatcttgatttaatgttgttagattttatacatctaGAAGTCTACCCAttaatttttttgcatttaaatgcttagttgaatgaaaacttttaaaatatgaaccaaTGATTTACAGCTTTCCTCAGTGCATGTTgcagtgtctgttagatcaggatTGATGCAGGTGTCATGGACTTAAAAGAGAGCAGACGGGCATTTccaaaagcaggatttttctctcagacaGAACACTGATATGGTAGTCTATTGAGCGGGGAAGTAGAGATTCTATGCTGTAGTACCGGGGGATGGAGGTCTTAAGTAGCTTGATAGGGAGAAGGACATAGCGTGGgggttcagtgtataaatttctggcgttagtcctgcctgtctgtaggtgtgtgggtttatttctggatatctgattcaattccattgatccacaaggcTTTTTCTCCGCCAGTACTATGTCAttattattactcttgctctatagtatagctttagatcagggatggagttaacttcagaagttctttatcatactgggttgttttaactattcttttttttaatatgttgttgagaattgttctttcaaggtctgtaaggaatagtgttgatattttgatgggaattgcattaatctctagatttcttttggtaggatgaccatttttgctgttattcttactgatccataagcatggaaaatctctccatcttctcatatcttcttcaatttctttcttcagagacttgaagttttttttttcatacagatctttctcGTTCTTGATAAGAGTTAAACtgatgtactttatattatttgtgaatatTGGAAGGTTGTTGttgccccaatttctttctcagcccacttgtcttttgtatacaggaagacttcggatttttttgagttaattttatatccagcaattttgctgaaggtgttcatcagctgtacgAGTTCTCTGGTAGCATTTGTGGgtccactcatgtatactatcataacacctgtgaatagtgatactttgacctcttcctttctgacttgtatccacttgatctcctttagttttcttactgctctagcctgtactttctctaaaattgaccatataatcgggcacaaagcaggcctcaagagatacaagaagatcaaaataatcccttgtatcctatcagaccacatggcctaaaactagacttcaataacaccagaaataacaaaaagcctacatatacatggaagagccttgaactcattggcataagagagTACTTCTTaaacatggtggatgatatctttaatgtgttcttggatatggtttgtaagtattttattgagtatttttgcaccaatattcataagagagataggtctgaagttctcttttttcttggatctttgtgtggattaggtatcaatgtgactggcttcctagaatgagtttgataatgttccttctgtatgTATTTTGTGaattcgtttgaagagaattggggttagctcttctttgaacgtctggtagaattctgcgctgaaaccatctggccctgagctttctttttttggaagactgattctatttccttgggagatataggactattcaatttatttatctgatctagatttaattttggtaaatggaatctatcaagaaaattgtccattttatttagctttttaaattttatggcatataggcttttgtattaagacctaatgattgtttggatttcctcaatgtctgttgttacgttccattttcatttctgattttgctgatttggatagtttttctctgccttttacttagtttggctaaggatttgtctatcttgttgattttctcaaagaaccagctgttagtctcattgattttttgaattgttttctttgtacctaatacattgatttcagctctgaatttgattatttctaatcatctactccacttgggtgtgtctgcttaacATGAAGTCACAccacaattctaccagacattcaaaaaggagctacaataatccttcctaaactatcatgaaaagaaaagaaaaaaatgaaaagaaacagaaggagcctGTGAAAACcctttctagaaatccagcattgctgtcatTTGCAAACCCATTAAaactacacaaaaagaaaaccataggCCAATATccttaataaaatagactttcaaccaaaattaatcaaaaaagatgaggaagggcaatccattctcatcaaaggaacaaTCCACCAGTAGGACATTACAACACTGAACGTCTATGCCCCCAAatcaagagcacctgcatttgcaaatgaaatatgattaaagcttaaaccacacatcaatcTCAACActttaatattgggagacttcaacactctactctcaccaagggacagatcatctagacagaaactaaatagggaaataatgacaattactgaggtcctaaatcaaatggacctcatagatgtctacagaatttttcacccaaacacaaaagagtataccttcttttaccttcttttcagcaccacatgaaactttctctaaaattgaccatataatcgggcacaaagcaggcctcaagagatacaagaagatcaaaataatcccttgtatcctatcagaccacatggcctaaaactagacttcaataacaccagaaataacaaaaagcctacatatacatggaagagccttgaactcattggcataagagagtacttcttaaacagaacaccaacagctcaagctctaagagcaacaattaatacgtgggacctcatgaaactgaaaagtttttgtaaacaaaagacattgtcatcagacttaaacaacagcctacagattaggaaaggatcttcaccaacccaatagctgacagagggctaatcca is a window of Meriones unguiculatus strain TT.TT164.6M chromosome 13 unlocalized genomic scaffold, Bangor_MerUng_6.1 Chr13_unordered_Scaffold_76, whole genome shotgun sequence DNA encoding:
- the LOC110544937 gene encoding zinc finger protein 394-like, which codes for MTHFRPGLFFSRWRAGRGSELWWLCFGGDGAREPCFPGISSGSRGPGGSVGGGLRGGAGVESRSGGGREGPRGRFGRLRSGDVSGPEEALSRRRELCRRWPRPERRSKEQMLELLVLEQFLSLLPRRLRHRRPESGEEAAAWARSLHPASPQGTPTFKAEAECPTQGEWQQLAVDPQNGSCKESAED